The Montipora capricornis isolate CH-2021 chromosome 6, ASM3666992v2, whole genome shotgun sequence genome has a window encoding:
- the LOC138051359 gene encoding uncharacterized protein, with protein MVLCIVVGCGRKSGIHKAKFSKIPKIITNQGEEWEELTRERRNRWISAVSRGDTAKKNILESERVCDRHFVSGKPAATWDKHNIDWVPTLNLGKMEFKGAEHKDQKQKASEERAERAKERRKRAIERQELEVAQKRKHLNVSGDRIVDLHFTEANTSTSTEDVEEETGLGIANTPEMELSEPSCSASCATSDAENKAEENVLEPSKDAETQTEEFAYMFYRPTYQAPDREYFRSDDKVRFYTGLPSYQILVATLNHVAPYVSRRTETLDTFQEFIIVLMKLRLNVPFQDLAYRFLVSVGTVSRIFWAWIIAMDYRLCKLVYWPERENLWKTMPMCFRYAFGNKVTVIIDFFEVFIEKPTNLLARAQTFSNYKHHNTIKVLIGITPQGSISFVSEAWGGRTSDKFLTENCGFLNKLLPGDMVMADRGFTISESVGLKQAELAIPAFTKGKAQLDPIDVEKTRGIANVRIHVERVIGLLRNKYTILEGTLPTDFLRGSANEPPNSQVPIIDRILRVCSALVNLCPPIVPYD; from the coding sequence ATGGTTCTCTGTATTGTGGTCGGTTGCGGAAGAAAAAGCGGTATTCACAAGGCAAAATTCAGTAAAATACCCAAGATTATCACAAATCAAGGCGAAGAGTGGGAAGAATTGACGCGGGAGAGAAGAAATCGATGGATTTCGGCGGTGAGTCGTGGCGATACCGCGAAGAAGAACATCCTTGAAAGCGAGCGTGTCTGTGATCGCCATTTCGTTTCAGGGAAGCCTGCAGCTACATGGGACAAGCACAATATAGATTGGGTTCCAACTTTAAATCTCGGTAAAATGGAATTTAAGGGAGCCGAACACAAAGATCAAAAACAGAAGGCTTCAGAAGAAAGGGCTGAAAGAGCGAAAGAACGCAGGAAACGCGCCATTGAACGACAAGAACTCGAAGTCGCCCAGAAGAGAAAACATCTAAATGTGAGTGGCGATCGTATTGTTGATCTCCACTTCACAGAGGCTAACACAAGTACCTCAACAGAAGATGTTGAAGAAGAAACTGGTCTTGGAATTGCCAATACGCCTGAAATGGAGCTATCAGAGCCCTCTTGTTCCGCTAGTTGTGCTACAAGCGATGCTGAAAACAAAGCCGAAGAAAACGTCTTAGAGCCGTCAAAAGACGCCGAAACACAGACCGAGGAGTTTGCCTATATGTTTTACAGACCAACTTATCAAGCTCCGGACAGAGAATATTTCAGATCAGATGATAAGGTTCGCTTTTATACGGGGTTACCATCCTACCAAATTCTTGTCGCAACATTGAACCACGTGGCGCCCTACGTGAGTCGACGTACCGAGACATTGGATACATTCCAggaatttattattgttttgatgAAGCTGCGGCTCAACGTCCCTTTTCAGGATCTGGCCTACCGTTTCTTGGTATCGGTAGGAACTGTTTCACGGATCTTCTGGGCGTGGATAATTGCCATGGACTACAGATTGTGTAAGCTTGTTTACTGGCCAGAGAGAGAAAATCTCTGGAAAACAATGCCAATGTGTTTCAGGTATGCCTTTGGCAACAAGGTTACTGTAATCATCGACTTCTTTGaggttttcattgaaaaaccaacaaacttGCTAGCAAGAGCACAGACATTTAGTAACTATAAACATCATAACACCATAAAAGTATTAATAGGCATCACCCCTCAAGGAtctatttcatttgtttctgaGGCATGGGGAGGTAGAACTTCTGACAAGTTTCTGACTGAGAATTGTGGATTTCTCAACAAACTTTTACCAGGAGACATGGTCATGGCAGACAGAGGCTTCACCATCAGTGAGAGTGTGGGATTAAAACAGGCTGAACTTGCTATTCCAGCATTTACCAAGGGGAAGGCACAACTTGACCCAATAGATGTTGAAAAGACCAGAGGAATTGCGAACGTGCGGATTCATGTCGAAAGGGTGATTGGGCTGCTGCGTAACAAATATACAATTTTAGAAGGTACCCTACCAACAGACTTTCTTAGGGGTAGTGCTAATGAACCACCAAATTCCCAGGTTCCTATAATTGACCGGATATTAAGGGTTTGCTCTGCTCTTGTGAATTTATGTCCTCCAATAGTACCCTATGATTAG